DNA from Synechococcus sp. CBW1108:
TCAGCGTAGTCTCCGACAGACTCCCCAATCGCCTGACGAGACGTTCCCGATCTACAGCCCTTAGCTGATCAGCCACAACGTGACCGTCTTTGCCATCAAAACTGCATCGCACACGAAAAGGGTATGGATGTCCACCAGTGGTAAGAGGCGCGACAATGAAAGTACGAAGATGAGCATTGAGCTCATCCGGTGACACTACGACACAAGGCCTTGTCTTCCTGATTTCAGATCCTCGCGTGGGATTCAATGCAACAAAGTAGATATCCCCTCTTGAGACGCATTCTTGAGTCACCATGACCACTCTTCATCATCAAACCGAGTGGCGCTCATCTCATCGAGAAGTCCCTCCGCCTCGAAAGACGATGCCGCCTCTGCCCAGCCAGCCCTCGGATGTGCCGATGGCTTGATGGTCAGAACCCCTGGAGCAGCCTCGATCTCGACTTCGTCAGTCAGCCCCGCAACCTCAAGCAGCGGCTTAGCGAGACGGATGCCTCTCGAATTGCCGATTTTGACCAGCTTCGCTCGAACCACGGCCACACCCTGCAGACGTGCTCACATTGTAGCCACGCTTGCGACTTCAGCGCATCCCGCTTGCTCTGCCCAACGCTGCCATCACCAGCCCGCAGGAAGCCATACGGTGAATTAAGAAGTGGGTGAGGGCAGGTCTAGTGAACGGCGATGTTATACGGCTTCCAGCTGCTTCAACGTTTGTCCTTGGCGGTCCTTCCATGCGGTGAGACCGTTGGCATGCCCGCCATGCACCACAGCTGCAGCCGCGCTTGGGCTAGAGAACTCAACATCTCTCGTGAAGACAAGGAAGTTGTTTTCAACAGAGAGCGCACCTTCTGCTTTCAACTTTTGCCTCATATTCATAGCCCAGGGATACTTGTGAGCCGAGGGCCTCTCTACAAGCACAGCTTGTGAACCAGCTAGTATAAGAAATCCATTCGGCGTCAGATGCCCCTTCGACTGGAGTCCCTTAATCTCACACAAAAGAATCTGAATTTCACGCCCGGCCTCGGCCTTGACAGCGGTGGGAACTAGCAGCTCAATACCAAGCACTGGTAGCAGCTGATTAACCTTCTCCAGATAAGTCTCTAAATCAGCTCGATCAGATTCGGGAAGCCGAGCGCCACTACCCTGACCATTAACCAACTGTGCTCGGCCAGCGGCACGCGCCTGCTCAATGAGCTTGCCCTCAAGATACCTGATATGTGACTTCGTGAGATTCTCGTCCTTGCTTACAAAGAAAACAAGGTGATTCCAAAAGTCCTTCTGCAGATGCGCTTTGAGCCTATCTCGTATACACTCGGCCTCACCGATGTAGATCGCGGGCTGTCCACTATCTGGATCTGAACCCGATAAAAAGTAAATTCCAGAGCCTTCAGCCTCATCTCGCGAAATGATTCCATCAAATTCACTCCTGGGACCGGCAACAGCCTTGCCAGTCCAATTCGACAACTCCGCAGTACGCAGCCTCTTTGGATCGCCGTGTACCAAGAAGATTTTTATGGTGGCGCTGGTCAACTAGTCATCTGGCACTGCCCACAGCAGACTTTACTGCCCATCAGAGCAGCATGCAGCTGGTTTGATCGGCCCGTCCCATCCGTATAACGCTGGCCATCACTTGGCCGCAGGTATACCCAGCAGAGAAGATATCCTTGCGGTGGCGGCTCAGGTGAATGGCGGTGTTAGCTGACCAGTGCCCTTAGCTGGGGCGCTGGCGCACCACGAAGCAGGCCTTCCACACTTAAATCCTCATCAACATCTGGCCATCGGATTCCATAGCCTGCCCCAGCAATCACCCAGTTTTCACGCTCCTGGGAAGTTGCATGCAGAAGCCCTGGAAACCAAGCCAAAGGGATCGAGATCGATCGACCGTCAGCCAGGTCGACGATCAGCCTGTCCTCTGTTAGGGCAACGTCAGTGACCTGCTCACCAGGGTTAGCCATGAAACTCCTCCCATGCCTTCAGCAGGATAGCTCTGTTCATGCTGATCAGCCGTTCAATTTCACGCAGCTCTCCGGCGCGAAAACCAAGGCTTGAGGCTAGCGCAACAGGAATAAGCGAGACTTTGCATGACGTTTTATCTCTATCAACATGAACATGTGGAGGCCCATTTGGTTCGTGACTGTAGAAGTAGACCCTGTAAGGTCCGCTCCTTAGAATTGTCGGCATCCGAAGCCACCACCATCACACCCACGATACCAACCACGGCTTTCCTGTGCAGCTAACGCTGTCCCCCCCGCCGTCAGGAAAGTTGTCGCCCGTGCTTTTGACCACGCGGGGGCTCAAGGAGATGACCAGTGCGGTGTTACAGCGAGGCTGTCAAAGCTGATATCAGGAAGCGGATGAGTCCGCCTGCTCGGCAGAGCGTGGCGAGGATTTCTGAGGACACAGGCATACACATCGCCACTCTCTACGCTTGGCGCAAGGGCTGGCGCTTGGAGGGTGAGGTGGTGCCGGCATCGCAGAAGGACCCTGAGGGCTGGAGCGCTGCCGACAAGTTCACGGTGGTGCTGGAGACCGCCGGATTGAACGCCACCGAGCTCAGCGTCTACTGCCGCGAGCGGGGCCTTTACCCGGAGCAGGTGCAGCGCTGGCGGCAGGCATCGCAGGATGCCAACGAGAAGCCGGTGCTGACCCTGAAAGAACAGAGGGAGCTGGAGAAGCTCCGCGCCCAGGACCAGCGGGAGATCAAACGGCTGCAGAAGGAACTGCGCAAGAAAGAGAAAGCCCTGGCAGAAGCGGCGGCGCTGCTGCTGGTCACAAAAAAGATGCAGGCCCTCTGGGGAGAGGCCGAGGAGGACTGACCTCCGCGGCTGATCGCCGGAGGGCACTGGAGATCCTCGACGGCGCCGTGGCCGCCGGTGCCACGGCGGCGCGGGTTGCGGAGCGCATGGCCATCAGCCTGCGCACCCTGCAGCGCTGGAGGCGCCAGTTTGCGGGTGATGGGGACGGTGGGGACCGCCGTAAAGGCAGCGCCCGCCACGTGGGACATCGGCTGAGCCACCAGGAGCGCCAGCAGATCCTGGTGGTCTGCAATGAGCCGCAGTACGCCTCGCTGCCACCGGCCCAGATCGTGCCCGATCTGGCCGATCAGGGCGAGTTCGTGGCCTCCGAGAGCAGCTTCTACCGCGTGCTCCACGCCCACCAGCAGGTGCAGCGCCGCGGACGGGCCAGACCGCCGCAGGAGCCAAGGCCGGTGCCCCGGCGACGTGCTGATGGCCCCAACCAGCTCTGGAGCTGGGACATCACCTACCTGCCCACCAGCGTGCGGGGCGTGTGGCTATACCTCTACCTGGTGGTGGACGTCTGGAGCCGCAAAATCGTGGCCTGGGACATCGCCGAGCGGGAGGAGGCCCAGGTGGCCGCTGATCTGATCAGCAGAGCCTGCATCCGGGAGCGGGTCAGCAAGCGCCGCCAGCGCCGGCTGGTCCTGCACGCCGACAACGGCAGCGCCATGCGCGCCGCCACGCTGGAGGTGCGGCTGGAAGAACTCGGGGTGCTGCGCTCCTTCTCCAGGCCACGGGTGTCCAACGACAATCCCTACTCCGAGGCGCTGTTCCGCACTGCCAAATACCGGCCCGACTACCCCAGCAGACCCTTTGCCGGCAAGGAGGAGGCCTGCCAGTGGGCAGCGGCATTCGTGCACTGGTACTGCCACGAGCACCGCCACAGCGCGATCAAATTCGTGACGCCGCAGCAGCGGCACAGCGGCCAGGCCCCTGACATCTGCCAGCAGCGCACGCTGGTCTATGAGCAAGCCCGCCAGCGCCATCCAAAGCGTTGGTCAAGGTCCATCCGCTGCTGGCAACAACCCGACGTTGTCTGGATCAATGAACCACCAGATGACATAACAGCCGAGGAAGAGTTACTCTTTCGACAGGTGGCCTGAATAGGCGCCGACCGGCGACATCTTCCTAAGAAACACCCACGGCCTACAGGGATCTCGGCCAGTCATCCGGTTGGGACCAGCTGGTAACCAAGCGCTTTTGCACGCCGTTCCAGCCCACGCACGTGTCGCTCTTGTGATGCCTTCTGGTAAGCAGAAGCGCCCGGCTCTTGAAAAGCCATGCCATATCTCAGCATTTTATAGTAAAGAATGGCAATCTTGCGAGCTGTGGCTATCAATGCCTTCCCTTTACCAACCCTTGCAGATAGTCGCCGCTGGAATGCACCCAAGGCAGTGTTAGTTCTGCTGATTGGCACTGCTGCCATCCAAAAAGAACTGCCGGCCCTGGTAGCCCCCTGTCGTGTCCGCGAGGAAAGCACTCGGCCACCAGAGATCTTATTCTGCGGGCTCAACCCAAGCCATGAGACAAAATGCTTGGCGCTAGGCCAGCGGCTCATGTCGAGCCCACACTCACTGATCAAGGTGATCACCGTTGCAGGCCCGAGACCAGGCAGGCTTAATAGGTCATGGCCTGCCAACGATGTGATCAGGGCCTGAGGATTGAACGAAAAGCCATTGCTCCTGATTTGGCAGTCGCTTGCTTGTTTTTCAGGCTCAACATAGTCGCCCCCAGCTAACTCATTCAGGACGACTTGGCCGGCCAATTCGCATTCTCGAATCTTTTCTGAATAAGCATCGAACATCTCTACTGCAACCTTAAGTTCAAAGAGATGTTCTTCTTGATAGTTGCCATCGAGAGCGGCAGCGATCGTTGCTTCTGTCTCCTTGCAGCGGCGATCGCGCAGTGTAGCCAGCTTCTCTGGATTTCGTTCTCCTGAAAGGATGGCATCAATGACTCTGCGAGCAGTCTGACCAGTGATGTCTTTCACAACATGATGTAGCTGTAGGTTCATTTGCATGAGGGCTTTCTGCATGTGCTGCTGATGCGAGGAGCGGTAACGCACTAAAATGTCACGCTGCCGAAAGTAGGCTCTCAGCTTGGCGATGCAGGGATCGGGCTGGAAGCTCGCGCGAACAAGACCATGGCTGTGAAGTTGCTGCAACCACTGAGAATCACTGATATCAGTCTTGCGACCGGGGACATTCTTTGCGTGCCGAGCATTAACCAGAAAGACTTCGATGCCTCGACCCACGAGTATTTCGTAGAGTGGAACCCAGTAGATTCCAGTTGACTCCATGGCTACCGTCTTGATGTCGATGGCGAGCAACCATTCAGCTATAGACTTCAGATCATTAGTAAAGCTTGAGAATTTCAGCACTGGGTCATCGTCAAGCTCTGCTGGTACCGCTACAACATGGAACCGACTACCGATGTCTATTCCTGCGGAGCGTGGATTGACCACTCTGAGGCGCGCACGTCGGCGGCGCGAGGGGGAAGAACTTCCTGGCATACATCCGCTGCAATGGGTCTGAGGAGGGAGGCCAGGCAGATTCCGCGCTAAAAAATGAACAGTTTCCTAATCGGGATCAGCACCTGGATTTCTCCAGAAGTGTCGTCGCCAGGGCAGGGAGCGCTGTGGGAATCCAGACCACGTTTCCTTTCGGGAACAAGCCTCCAAAGATGTCATCGGTCATGGCCTGACGTCCCCATGACCAGTCTGGCAGAGGCCTTTGGACTTGGCCGTGGGTGTTTCGGACGCGAGGGCGTGCTCAGGGGTACTGGTACGTTTCCTGAAAGTTACCGTCCCTGAGTGGCAGGCAAGGACTTTAGAGCGCAAGCAGGGAATCGGGGGTGGCCTGTCCACTCCAGGGGCTTGTTATCCGTTCCTTTATGCCGTGACACTTCTCTGGAGTGCTTCTTGAGCGAGCGTATTGAGACTCTTTCCCTGCACCTCCGCAGTCATCGCCAATTTCTCGTGTAGTTCAGGCGGAATCCGAAGATTGAATTTGCCTGAAAATTGTCTGCGCGGCTCGATTCCTTGCTCCTTGCAGACCTCAAGAAAGACATCCAATGACTTTTTGAACTCTCGGCGAAGCTCATCTGGACTGGATCCATAGAAGTCCGCTCCTCCAGAAAGGCCAAGAATTTCCCCGCGAAACTGATTCGTTTCTTCGTCGTACTCAATTCTGGCGTGGTAGCCATCCACATTCATCAGGTTCATGGTGTCACTCCGTGTTCTTCAAACCATTTGCGGATTGAAGCAACAGCACCCTTGTCTGTATCAGGCGATGGGTGGGGTCTGTGAAAGACCCTGACTTCGCCAAACAGAACGACCGCGACTCGGCTGCCCGCCCTCTCACTGACATTCCCACCAAGCTCCTGAAACAGGGCTTCGATGTCCCTCCACGGCAAACTGCCGCTTGCAGGTCGGGAGAAGATCAGCTCAAGGGTTCGCTGGCGCTTTCGCTTCATCCCGGCATAGTACTGCCTAATGGTACCAGGTGCGACTTCCGTTCAGATATTTGCAGGATACGGATAACTTATTAGGGCTTGCTGAGGAACCAATATCCATTGCGCTGCAGTTGATTCCAGGAATGGTCTAACGTTAAAATGAGCCAAATGTAGCCATTCCTGGCTTAGAACAATCTGCTGACACGCCAATGTACGTTTTTCAGCACGCAGGTCAGCTATCAATCGAGGAGTTTTACACGCCCTTCGGCGGCAAGCTGGATGCCAATAATCGCTGGGTTCTGCTTCGTAACCTGATTCCATGGATGCCACTGGAAAGCCAGTATGCACCCCGATTCAGTGCCAAGACAGGAGCACCGGCCAAGCCGTTTCAGATGGCGTTCGGTGCGCTGTACATCCAGCAACGCCTGGGAGTGACAGACCGCGAAACGGTTCAGCTGATCACGGAATCACCGTATCTACAATTTTTCATTGGCTTGAGTGCGTACCAGGCAATGCCGCCGTTTGATCCATCAATGATGGTGCATTTTCGTAAGCGCATTGGCCCTGATCTGATCAAGATCTGCAATGACATGACCAAGGCCAATGGCATTGCGATGATTAAAGAGATGCTGGTTTCGGCTGAGGAAGATGCTAGCGAAGAAGAAGAGGAGCAACAGCTTGCTGCCATCGACGAAGCGCTAGGGGTGAAGCCTGCAACGTTGGATCCTGAAAGTAACTGGGGTACTCTGATTCTTGATGCAACCTGCGTGCCTGATGACATTCCCTACCCAGTAGATCTGAGGTTGCTCAACGAAGCGAGAGAGGCTACTGAGAAGATCATCGACGAACTGTTCAAGCAGTTGCAGGGAAAGATCAATCGTAAACCCCGCTGCAACCGGGATAAAGCTCGGAATCGGTTTCTGGCGATCATCAAGAAGAAAAAGCCCAAATCCGCCGAGATCCGGAGAAACCTCAGAGCAATTGATCAGATGATCCACTGCGGTGTCATGCTTTTGGAGCTTGGAACCCAGCTCTACCGCAAGCTGCTGATCACCAGTGAACTGTACCGGAAGCAGCAGGAGATGTATGACGCTGATAGCCGGCGCATCGACGATCGGATTGTCAATTTGTCAAAACCACACGTGCGGCCGATCGTGAGGGGCAAGGCGGGAAGGCGAACAGAGTTCGGTGCGAAGATCTCAATATCAGATGATAATGGTTTTGTAGATGTTGATCGCATAAGCTGGGACAACTACAATGAAGCCAACGACCTAATCGCACGTGCCAAGCAATACAAGGAAGAGCGAGGGTACTATCCAGCGCGAATCTGTGCCGATTCAATCTATATGACATTAGGCAACAAGAAGTTCTGCGCAGAAAATAACATCAGACTCAGTGGTCGTCCACGCAAGAAGCAGGTCGAGGCCGAGGTGCAGACAGCAGAGCAACAAGAGCTTTTTAAATCAGACTTGAGAAAGCGTTCCGTGATCGAGGGAAGAATCGGAACGAGCAAACGGAAATATGGACTGGATCAGATAATGACCAAGCTGATTGAAACATCAAGAACGGTGATCACTATGGCGTTCTTTGTGATGAATGCCGAGAAGATTCTGAGGCTACTGCGCTTCTTGTTCTCTATTCTTGTTTCTGTGTACATCCTGATGCTCTATTTGTTTGCATCCTGGCGCCGTCCAGCGCCTCTGTGGGCTGCTTAGTCAGCTTCTGGGAGTAAAACTGAGGTCACCAGCGCTTGGCGCTGCAGGCTGAGATCGCGGCCATTTGCGCGCCCGAAAATCCCGAAAACGAAATTCAGCAAGCCCTTATTATTGGGCGGATCCGCATAAATCCCCCTTCCTGGCTCTTTGACAAGCATAAGAACGATCTGCCCCTCCTAGCAATTGGCTAATACCCCAGTTCTCGCAGTTACTTCTGTGCCCTTGCCGCCGAGATGGGGAGTGTTATGCCGGTCCGCATAACGCCGTTCGATGGCATACACAGCCCCCCTCAATCCCTTACCCGCTCCGCCAGCACCCGGCCGGACGCATCCACCAAAGCAATCCGCAGCGGCATCTCGCCGGCCGCATGGGTGGAGCAGGAGAGACAGGGATCGAAGCAGCGGATGCCCGCCTCCACACGGTTGAGCAGGGGCTCGGGGATCTCGGCGCCCGCGGCCACCGGGGCGGGAATGAATTCGCGGGCGATCTGGGCCACGGTGCGGTTCATGGCCAGGTTGTTCTGGCCCGTGGCAATGATCAGGTTGACGCGGGTGATCAGGCTGTCGTCGTTGACGCAGTAGTGGTGAAACAACGTGCCCCGCGGCGCCTCGCTCACCCCCACCGCCCCATTGGCGTTGAGGCTGGCATGGGCGCGGATGCGGCCACCCATCAACGCGTCGCCGGCCACCAGCTGCTCGATCCCCTCCAGGCAGGCCACGATTTCCACCAGCCGGGCGTGGTGATAGGCAAACGAGGAGGTGATGATGCGGCCGCCACTCCCAGGGGTGCCGCTGCGCTGGCGCAGCTCGGCCAGCTCCGCATCAGCCCAGGCGGTGCCGATCCGCTCGCACACATTCAGCCGCGCCAGCGGACCCACCCGATACATCCCCTCCGGATAGCCGAGCGGCTTGTAGTAGGGGAACTTGAGATAGCTCCAGCTCTCCACCGCCTCGCCCAGGAAGCTGGCGTAATCGTCTTCCGAGAGGCCATCGGCCACGATCCGGCCGTGGCTGTCGATGAAGCGGATCGCCCCCTCAATGCACTCCCAGCCGCCATCGGGTGTCACCAGGCCCATGAACAGCGACGGGAAGTCGCCAAAAGTGAGCTGCTCACGCTGCAGTGGCCCATCCAGCAATTTTTTGTAGAGCTCCAGCGCCGCGGCCGCGGTGGCCCTGGCCTCCGGTAGCCGTTCCAGGATCCAATCGCGGGCTATGGCGCTGAGGGGCGAGCGCACCCCACCGGGCACGGCCCAGGCCGAGTGGATCTTGCGGCCCGCCAGCAGCTCAATGATCTGCTGGCCAAACTGGCGCAGGCGGATGCCGGCGCGAGCCAGCTCGGGATCGGCCGCCATCAGGCCAAACACATTGCGCTTGGCCGGATCGCTCTCCCAACCCAGCAGGAAATCGGGGCTGCTGAGGTGGAAAAAGGAGAGGGCATGGCTCTGGCAGATTTGGGCCAGATTGAGAAGCCGCCGCAGCTGGCGGGCCGCCGGTGGCGGCTGCACCCCCAGCAGCTTGTCGCCGGTTTTGGCCGCGGCCAGCAGGTGGCTCACCGGGCAGATGCCGCAGATGCGGGCGGTGATGCCCGCCATCTCCGTGAAGGGCCGGCCCTCACAGAAGGTCTCGAAGCCGCGATACTCCACCACGTGGAAGCGAGCGTCGGCGATCCGGCCGGCCCCATCGAGGTGCAGGGTGATCTTGGCGTGGCCCTCGATCCGGGTCACCGGGTCGATCGTGATCATGCGGGGCGTGGGATCCGAGCTCACAGCGATCTCCCTCTGCCGAATGCCGATCAATCAAATCCCAGCATGGCCGCGATCCGCGCCAGAGGTGCACCTCAGTCCGGCGCACCCCCCAGGGAGCCAGACGGGCTGGGGAGACGGCCTTCCACTTCGAGCCGCATGGTGATGATCCGCTGCACCACGTACACCAGCTGGGCCGTGCTCCAGCCGGCCATCAACACACCATTCACCGCCTCGGCAACGCTGAGCAGGCGCCAGCACACCGGCAGGGTCATGTCGCCATAGCCAACGGTGGTGAAGGTGATGCCGGAGAAATAGAGGCTGCCCTCCAACCCCGAAAACAGGCCCAGCCCCTGATACAGCAGGGCCCAGAGCAGGATCTCCACCCACAGCGCCAGGGCCGTGAGCAGGGCCATGGCCAGGATCATCAACAGGCGCCGCCGACTGCGCGGCGCGCACCAGGCATCCAGCCGTTGCCGGTGGGTGAGCTCTGCCTGGACCACCGTCACCAATGTGTGAATGATGGCGGTGAGGATCAGCATGCCCACCGCGATGCCCAGCTGCGCCGGCAACCCCAGGCACACTCCAGGGGGCTGGGGCGGCCTGCCCTGGCCCCAGGCAGGTGCGGCCGCGGCCAGCACGCCCAAGGCAACGGCAGCCGCAAGCCGGCGATGGCGCTGCAGCAGCGGGATCCAGGCCATCAGGAAGCCTCCGCCCGCGACAACTCCGGCGGGAGCGGCTCGGCCAAGGGCACCCCGAGCCAGCGCGCTTCCTCCCGCGCCGCCGGCAGCAGCCGTTGCAGCTGCTCGCGGCTGGCTGCTGGATCTGCTCTGAGCTGGTTGTAGCGACGCAGCGCACTGTTGGGAAACAGCAGCAGCCCCACCGCCAGCGCCAGGCCACAGCCCATCAGGTAATCCATCCAACGGTTGGGGATGTACCAGGCCACCAGCGGCCCGTAGCCCACAAACGCCACCCCGCTCGAGATCAACGCCGTGCGCAGATAACTCGCCTTGTTCAACGCCATCAGCAACGCGGCGGTGCCGCCCATCACCAGGCCGTTCTGCAGCGCCCCGATCCCCAGGGTATTGAACACCAACAACGGCATCAGGATGCCGAACGACACACCCACCATCCGGTCGCGCACCCGGCCGAGGGTGTCGCCGATGCTGTCGTTCAGCAACAACACCACCCCGAAATAGAGATATTTCGGGGTCACCGCTCCCACCCCCTGGCCGATGGCCAGGGCCAAGCTGGCAAACACGAGCTTGCGCCAAAAAAACGCCGACTGCAGGCCTGCGATCACCCGCTCAGCCAGCGGCGGCTCAGCCTGCTCCGAGCCGGGGCCCGCTGCTGGGCTCTCAGAGGCGGTGATCACGGCAGGGGAGAAGGCCAGCTGCAGCGCCGTGGCGATCACCATGCCCAGGCCAATGGCCAGGAGCTGCTGGCCCCAGTCACGCCAGCTGGGGGCGCTGCTCAGCAGCGGCAGCACGCCAGCCACCGCCACAACGCCCGAAAGCATCCGCAATTTGCCGGGCAGCAGCAGAGCGAACAGCTGCATCAACGCCGCCACCAACCCGAACAGGAACACCTGGGGCACCGCGCTCAGGGCAAGCGCCAGCACGACGCCCACCGCCATGCAGACCCCCACCACTACCAGCAATACCGGATAGATCGCCAGGGGCCAGCGGCTGAAATCCGGTCGCACGATCAGGGCCGCGATCACCGCGCCGTAGGCGATGGCCTCACCGCTGAGGCCAATGCCATCGCAGACAGCACTGGTAAGGCCAACCGCCAGAGCGATCACCAGAGCCCCGCGCAGCTGCACCATTCAGGCCCGGGGGGGCCGCAACGCCCGGGCCCAGCCCACCAGCAACACCACCAGCAGCAGCGCCACCCAAAACCACAGCCGCGGCGGCGAGCTGATGGCGGCGATTACCAGCAGCAGCAGCGCGATCCAGGGGGCCGGCTGCCGCCAGGGCTTCAACCAACGCTCA
Protein-coding regions in this window:
- a CDS encoding IS5 family transposase, translating into MYVFQHAGQLSIEEFYTPFGGKLDANNRWVLLRNLIPWMPLESQYAPRFSAKTGAPAKPFQMAFGALYIQQRLGVTDRETVQLITESPYLQFFIGLSAYQAMPPFDPSMMVHFRKRIGPDLIKICNDMTKANGIAMIKEMLVSAEEDASEEEEEQQLAAIDEALGVKPATLDPESNWGTLILDATCVPDDIPYPVDLRLLNEAREATEKIIDELFKQLQGKINRKPRCNRDKARNRFLAIIKKKKPKSAEIRRNLRAIDQMIHCGVMLLELGTQLYRKLLITSELYRKQQEMYDADSRRIDDRIVNLSKPHVRPIVRGKAGRRTEFGAKISISDDNGFVDVDRISWDNYNEANDLIARAKQYKEERGYYPARICADSIYMTLGNKKFCAENNIRLSGRPRKKQVEAEVQTAEQQELFKSDLRKRSVIEGRIGTSKRKYGLDQIMTKLIETSRTVITMAFFVMNAEKILRLLRFLFSILVSVYILMLYLFASWRRPAPLWAA
- a CDS encoding potassium channel family protein; the protein is MAWIPLLQRHRRLAAAVALGVLAAAAPAWGQGRPPQPPGVCLGLPAQLGIAVGMLILTAIIHTLVTVVQAELTHRQRLDAWCAPRSRRRLLMILAMALLTALALWVEILLWALLYQGLGLFSGLEGSLYFSGITFTTVGYGDMTLPVCWRLLSVAEAVNGVLMAGWSTAQLVYVVQRIITMRLEVEGRLPSPSGSLGGAPD
- a CDS encoding type II toxin-antitoxin system PemK/MazF family toxin is translated as MVTQECVSRGDIYFVALNPTRGSEIRKTRPCVVVSPDELNAHLRTFIVAPLTTGGHPYPFRVRCSFDGKDGHVVADQLRAVDRERLVRRLGSLSETTLNELLAVLQAMFAV
- a CDS encoding IS3 family transposase, with the protein product MAAGATAARVAERMAISLRTLQRWRRQFAGDGDGGDRRKGSARHVGHRLSHQERQQILVVCNEPQYASLPPAQIVPDLADQGEFVASESSFYRVLHAHQQVQRRGRARPPQEPRPVPRRRADGPNQLWSWDITYLPTSVRGVWLYLYLVVDVWSRKIVAWDIAEREEAQVAADLISRACIRERVSKRRQRRLVLHADNGSAMRAATLEVRLEELGVLRSFSRPRVSNDNPYSEALFRTAKYRPDYPSRPFAGKEEACQWAAAFVHWYCHEHRHSAIKFVTPQQRHSGQAPDICQQRTLVYEQARQRHPKRWSRSIRCWQQPDVVWINEPPDDITAEEELLFRQVA
- a CDS encoding DUF4160 domain-containing protein, yielding MPTILRSGPYRVYFYSHEPNGPPHVHVDRDKTSCKVSLIPVALASSLGFRAGELREIERLISMNRAILLKAWEEFHG
- a CDS encoding FUSC family protein, which codes for MVQLRGALVIALAVGLTSAVCDGIGLSGEAIAYGAVIAALIVRPDFSRWPLAIYPVLLVVVGVCMAVGVVLALALSAVPQVFLFGLVAALMQLFALLLPGKLRMLSGVVAVAGVLPLLSSAPSWRDWGQQLLAIGLGMVIATALQLAFSPAVITASESPAAGPGSEQAEPPLAERVIAGLQSAFFWRKLVFASLALAIGQGVGAVTPKYLYFGVVLLLNDSIGDTLGRVRDRMVGVSFGILMPLLVFNTLGIGALQNGLVMGGTAALLMALNKASYLRTALISSGVAFVGYGPLVAWYIPNRWMDYLMGCGLALAVGLLLFPNSALRRYNQLRADPAASREQLQRLLPAAREEARWLGVPLAEPLPPELSRAEAS
- a CDS encoding DUF2442 domain-containing protein, yielding MANPGEQVTDVALTEDRLIVDLADGRSISIPLAWFPGLLHATSQERENWVIAGAGYGIRWPDVDEDLSVEGLLRGAPAPQLRALVS
- a CDS encoding type II toxin-antitoxin system HicA family toxin — encoded protein: MKRKRQRTLELIFSRPASGSLPWRDIEALFQELGGNVSERAGSRVAVVLFGEVRVFHRPHPSPDTDKGAVASIRKWFEEHGVTP
- a CDS encoding Ni/Fe hydrogenase subunit alpha: MITIDPVTRIEGHAKITLHLDGAGRIADARFHVVEYRGFETFCEGRPFTEMAGITARICGICPVSHLLAAAKTGDKLLGVQPPPAARQLRRLLNLAQICQSHALSFFHLSSPDFLLGWESDPAKRNVFGLMAADPELARAGIRLRQFGQQIIELLAGRKIHSAWAVPGGVRSPLSAIARDWILERLPEARATAAAALELYKKLLDGPLQREQLTFGDFPSLFMGLVTPDGGWECIEGAIRFIDSHGRIVADGLSEDDYASFLGEAVESWSYLKFPYYKPLGYPEGMYRVGPLARLNVCERIGTAWADAELAELRQRSGTPGSGGRIITSSFAYHHARLVEIVACLEGIEQLVAGDALMGGRIRAHASLNANGAVGVSEAPRGTLFHHYCVNDDSLITRVNLIIATGQNNLAMNRTVAQIAREFIPAPVAAGAEIPEPLLNRVEAGIRCFDPCLSCSTHAAGEMPLRIALVDASGRVLAERVRD
- a CDS encoding GIY-YIG nuclease family protein — its product is MTSATIKIFLVHGDPKRLRTAELSNWTGKAVAGPRSEFDGIISRDEAEGSGIYFLSGSDPDSGQPAIYIGEAECIRDRLKAHLQKDFWNHLVFFVSKDENLTKSHIRYLEGKLIEQARAAGRAQLVNGQGSGARLPESDRADLETYLEKVNQLLPVLGIELLVPTAVKAEAGREIQILLCEIKGLQSKGHLTPNGFLILAGSQAVLVERPSAHKYPWAMNMRQKLKAEGALSVENNFLVFTRDVEFSSPSAAAAVVHGGHANGLTAWKDRQGQTLKQLEAV
- a CDS encoding IS110 family transposase, whose translation is MVNPRSAGIDIGSRFHVVAVPAELDDDPVLKFSSFTNDLKSIAEWLLAIDIKTVAMESTGIYWVPLYEILVGRGIEVFLVNARHAKNVPGRKTDISDSQWLQQLHSHGLVRASFQPDPCIAKLRAYFRQRDILVRYRSSHQQHMQKALMQMNLQLHHVVKDITGQTARRVIDAILSGERNPEKLATLRDRRCKETEATIAAALDGNYQEEHLFELKVAVEMFDAYSEKIRECELAGQVVLNELAGGDYVEPEKQASDCQIRSNGFSFNPQALITSLAGHDLLSLPGLGPATVITLISECGLDMSRWPSAKHFVSWLGLSPQNKISGGRVLSSRTRQGATRAGSSFWMAAVPISRTNTALGAFQRRLSARVGKGKALIATARKIAILYYKMLRYGMAFQEPGASAYQKASQERHVRGLERRAKALGYQLVPTG
- a CDS encoding AbrB/MazE/SpoVT family DNA-binding domain-containing protein is translated as MAVVRAKLVKIGNSRGIRLAKPLLEVAGLTDEVEIEAAPGVLTIKPSAHPRAGWAEAASSFEAEGLLDEMSATRFDDEEWSW
- a CDS encoding type II toxin-antitoxin system HicB family antitoxin, with amino-acid sequence MNLMNVDGYHARIEYDEETNQFRGEILGLSGGADFYGSSPDELRREFKKSLDVFLEVCKEQGIEPRRQFSGKFNLRIPPELHEKLAMTAEVQGKSLNTLAQEALQRSVTA